In Pseudomonas saponiphila, the genomic stretch CTTGCGCTGGGGTCTCAGTCCTGTACTGGAGCGGTTCATTGCGTCTGTGCCACCAGCGTAGCGGGGCAGGACGCCGTGGAGCGTTCTCCGTCAGGCTGAGGTCCAGCATGTAGTAGGGATCAGTATGCATAGGCGGTATGGCTGGCTCCTGGCTGTGATCCTGCTCGATCCCGAGTGACCGTAAAGCGCTGGGCAAGCGCTGTTCGAGTCAGACCCGGCCCGCAGTTTTTCTTCCCTGTCCAGCAGTATCGCTGCTGTGCTGCCTGCCTGAAGATCTAATCCTGATATACAAAACCCAGCTTAGTTCGTTCTGGACCATGCGCCATTCGGTGACCGTGGGGCGAGCGCTGTTTTCGCTCGGCAGGGTTGTATCAGGATCAATTTCTCAATGACTGAGAATGCGTGGTCATGTTGTTTGTGAATTGTTCCCTACTCAAACTTTTACTGGCTGATCAGGCAGTTGGCGCTGGGTTTAGTTGTTTCGGTTTTAGTTGCAATAAAGTCCTAGCGATCAGCAAAAAACTCCTAACCCCCTCAATCTCCTCCTGACTAAGGTTTGTCCCAGGTAGTGCGAAAAGTACTGCTCTTGAAGTCAATCACTTGAGTGAGGCAAACAAAATGAAACTGCAATCGATCAAGACCTCGGTGCTGAAGTTCATCAAAGACGAAGACGGCCTGACCATCGTGGAATATGCAGTGGCCGGCGGGTTGATAACCCTGGGGGCTGTCGCCGCGTTCATCACTTTGGGCACCAACGTGAAAACAGCCATCACCAGCCTGGGCTGTGCCGTCCAAGGCAAGACCTGCTAGCCGCGCCAACTCCACAGAGGATCGCGGTCATGGACAAGGAGCCCTTTATTACTGTGGTGGTGCTGCTGGGGCTGTTGAGTGTGGCGGTGGTGGGCGATCTGCGCCGCCACCGCATTCCCAACGTGCTGATCTTGCTTGGAGTATGCCTGGGGCTGGTTGGCCAGGCTTACACCGCAGGTTTAACCGGGTTGGGAAACGGATTGCTGGGCATG encodes the following:
- a CDS encoding Flp family type IVb pilin, with amino-acid sequence MKLQSIKTSVLKFIKDEDGLTIVEYAVAGGLITLGAVAAFITLGTNVKTAITSLGCAVQGKTC